In Rhinopithecus roxellana isolate Shanxi Qingling chromosome 4, ASM756505v1, whole genome shotgun sequence, a single genomic region encodes these proteins:
- the DSE gene encoding dermatan-sulfate epimerase isoform X2, whose protein sequence is MYETSYRRGWGFQYLHNHQPTNCMALLTGSLVLMNQGYLQEAYLWTKQVLTIMEKSLILLREVTDGSLYEGVAYGSYTTRSLFQYMFLIQRHFNINHFGHPWLKQHFAFMYRTILPGFQRTVAIADSNYNWFYGPESQLVFLDKFVMRNGSGNWLADQIRRNRAVEGPGTPSKGQRWCTLHTEFLWYDASLKSVPPPDFGTPTLHYFEDWGVVTYGSALPAEINRSFLSFKSGKLGGRAIYDIVHRNKYKDWIKGWRNFNAGHEHPDQNSFTFAPNGVPFITEALYGPKYTFFNNVLMFSPAVSKSCFSPWEGQVTEDCSSKWSKYKHDLAASCQGRVVAAEEKNGVVFIRGEGVGAYNPQLNLKNVQRNLILLHPQLLLLVDQIHLGEESPLETAASFFHNVDVPFEETVVDGVHGAFIRQRDGLYKMYWMDDTGYSEKATFASVTYPRGYPYNGTNYVNVTMHLRSPITRAAYLFIGPSIDVQSFTIHGDSQQLDVFIATSKHAYATYLWTGEATGQSAFAQVIADRHKILFDRNSAIKSSIVPEVKDYAAIVEQNLQHFKPVFQLLEKQILSRVRNTASFRKTAERLLRFSDKRQTEEAIDRIFAISQQQQQQSKSKKNRRAGKRYKFVDAVPDIFAQIEVNEKKIRQKAQILAQKELPIDEDEEMKDLLDFADVTYEKHKNGGLMKGRFGQARMMTTTHSRAPSLSASYTRLFLILNIAIFFVMLAMQLTYFQRAQSLHGQRCLYAVLLIDSCILLWLYSSCSQSQC, encoded by the exons ATGTATGAAACTTCATACAGGAGAGGATGGGGATTTCAATACCTGCACAATCATCAGCCCACCAACTGCATGGCTTTGCTCACAGGAAGCCTAGTCCTGATGAATCAAG GATATCTTCAAGAAGCCTACTTATGGACCAAACAAGTTCTGACCATCATGGAGAAATCTCTGATCTTGCTCAGGGAGGTGACGGATGGCTCCCTCTATGAAGGAGTTGCATATGGCAGCTACACCACTAGATCACTCTTCCAATACATGTTTCTCATCCAGAGGCACTTCAACATCAACCACTTTGGCCATCCGTGGCTTAAACAACACTTTGCATTTATGTATAGAACCATCCTGCCAG GGTTTCAAAGGACTGTGGCTATTGCGGACTCAAATTACAACTGGTTTTATGGTCCAGAAAGCCAGTTAGTGTTCCTTGATAAATTTGTCATGCGTAATGGCAGTGGTAACTGGCTAGCTGACCAAATCAGAAGGAACCGTGCGGTGGAAGGTCCAGGAACACCGTCCAAAGGGCAGCGCTGGTGCACTCTGCACACGGAATTTCTCTG gtATGATGCCAGCTTGAAATCGGTTCCTCCTCCAGACTTTGGCACCCCTACACTGCATTATTTTGAAGACTGGGGTGTTGTGACTTATGGAAGTGCACTACCTGCAGAAATCAATagatctttcctttccttcaagtCTGGAAAACTGGGGGGACGTGCAATATATGACATTGTCCacagaaacaaatacaaagaTTGGATCAAAGGATGGAGAAATTTTAATGCAGGGCATGAACATCCTGATCAAAACTCATTTACTTTTGCTCCCAATGGTGTGCCTTTCATTACTGAGGCTCTGTACGGGCCAAAGTACACCTTCTTCAACAATGTTTTGATGTTTTCCCCCGCTGTGTCAAAGAGCTGCTTTTCTCCCTGGGAGGGTCAGGTCACAGAAGACTGCTCATCAAAATGGTCTAAATACAAGCATGACCTGGCAGCTAGTTGTCAGGGGAGAGTGGTTGCAGCAGAGGAGAAAAATGGGGTGGTTTTCATCCGAGGAGAAGGTGTGGGAGCTTACAACCCCCAGCTCAACCTGAAGAATGTTCAGAGGAATCTCATCCTCCTACATCCACAGCTGCTTCTCCTTGTAGACCAAATACACCTGGGAGAGGAGAGTCCCCTGGAGACAGCAGCAAGCTTCTTCCACAATGTGGATGTTCCTTTTGAGGAGACTGTGGTAGATGGTGTCCATGGGGCTTTCATCAGGCAGAGAGATGGTCTCTATAAAATGTACTGGATGGACGATACTGGCTACAGCGAGAAAGCAACCTTTGCCTCAGTGACATATCCTCGGGGCTATCCCTACAATGGGACAAACTATGTGAATGTCACCATGCACCTCCGAAGTCCCATCACCAGGGCAGCTTACCTCTTCATAGGGCCATCTATAGATGTTCAGAGCTTCACTATCCACGGAGACTCTCAGCAACTGGATGTGTTCATAGCCACCAGCAAACATGCCTACGCAACGTACCTGTGGACAGGTGAGGCCACAGGACAGTCTGCCTTTGCACAGGTCATTGCTGATCGTCACAAAATTCTGTTTGACCGGAATTCAGCCATCAAGAGCAGCATTGTCCCTGAGGTGAAGGACTATGCTGCTATTGTGGAACAGAACCTGCAGCATTTTAAGCCAGTGTTTCAGCTACTGGAGAAGCAGATACTGTCCCGAGTCCGTAACACAGCTAGCTTTAGGAAGACTGCTGAGCGCCTGCTGAGATTTTCAGATAAGAGACAGACTGAGGAGGCCATTGACAGGATTTTTGCCATAtcacagcaacagcagcagcaaagcAAGTCAAAGAAAAACCGAAGGGCAGGCAAGCGCTATAAATTTGTGGATGCTGTCCCTGATATTTTTGCACAGATTGAAGTCAATGAGAAAAAGATTAGACAGAAAGCTCAGATTTTGGCACAGAAAGAACTACCCatagatgaagatgaagaaatgaaagaccttttagattttgcagatgtaacatatgaaaaacataaaaatggggGCTTGATGAAAGGCCGGTTTGGACAGGCACGGATGATGACAACTACTCACAGCAGGGCCCCATCACTGTCTGCTTCCTATACCAGATTGTTCTTGATCCTGAACATTGCTATTTTCTTTGTCATGTTGGCAATGCAACTGACTTATTTCCAGAGGGCCCAGAGCCTACATGGCCAAAGATGTCTTTATGCAGTTCTTCTAATAGATAGCTGTATTTTATTGTGGTTGTACTCTTCTTGTTCCCAATCACAGTGTTAG